From one Magnolia sinica isolate HGM2019 chromosome 18, MsV1, whole genome shotgun sequence genomic stretch:
- the LOC131233300 gene encoding dof zinc finger protein DOF4.6-like, with protein MDTAQWPQGIGLVKPMEEMVSTTCSRPLTERRVRPQKDQALNCPRCNSTNTKFCYYNNYSLTQPRYFCKTCRRYWTEGGSLRNVPVGGGSRKNKRSSSSSAAAAASKKVCDLNPPNSSKSPSQNPKIHQGQDLNLAFQTTQDYHKMPEFVELTGNENSNNKPSSSPTTSLSVLELLRSGMSSRGLSSFMPMPTPDPNMVYPPGFGFHDLRPTTLSFPLDGLGGHGGGGYGSMQGVQEGGGRMLFPFEDLKPVPNTDFEQNRGQGDSSGYWSGMLGGGSW; from the exons ATGGATACTGCTCAATGGCCACAG GGAATTGGATTGGTCAAACCAATGGAGGAGATGGTGTCTACAACATGCTCAAGGCCATTGACTGAGAGGAGAGTAAGGCCACAGAAAGACCAGGCCTTGAATTGCCCAAGGTGCAACTCCACCAACACCAAGTTCTGTTACTACAACAATTACAGCCTCACTCAACCAAGATACTTTTGCAAGACATGTAGAAGGTATTGGACTGAAGGTGGTTCCCTTAGGAACGTCCCTGTGGGAGGAGGCTCAAGGAAGAACAAAAGATCATCGTCATCATCGGCAGCGGCAGCTGcttccaagaaagtatgtgatcTCAACCCTCCAAATTCCTCAAAATCTCCATCTCAGAACCCCAAAATCCATCAAGGACAGGATCTGAACCTTGCATTCCAAACCACCCAAGATTACCATAAGATGCCTGAATTTGTTGAATTGACCGGCAATGAGAACAGCAACAACAAACCTTCTTCATCTCCTACTACTTCTCTTTCAGTTCTTGAGCTGCTGAGGAGTGGGATGTCTTCAAGAGGATTGAGTTCTTTCATGCCGATGCCGACGCCAGATCCGAATATGGTATACCCACCAGGGTTTGGTTTCCATGATCTGAGGCCCACCACTCTAAGCTTCCCTCTGGATGGGCTTGGTGGTCATGGTGGTGGAGGGTATGGGAGTATGCAAGGGGTGCAAGAAGGTGGTGGGAGGATGTTGTTTCCTTTTGAGGATTTGAAACCAGTTCCAAACACTGACTTTGAGCAGAATAGAGGGCAAGGAGATTCATCTGGCTATTGGAGTGGGATGTTAGGTGGTGGTTCAtggtag